Proteins from a single region of Candidatus Aminicenantes bacterium:
- a CDS encoding electron transfer flavoprotein beta subunit/FixA family protein, which yields MNIFVCIKQVPDTEASLSVEGGRKVRESGLKWVVSPYDEYALEAAIQLKENTTGSSVTAITVGPARADGVLRTALAMGATAAVHVESDSELDHHAIAACLAAAIRSCGDPDIILTGKQAIDVDAGVLPLFLAQAMDMPSAGGVLAMEVADGTARVEREIEGGARERIEMALPCVVGATKGLNTPRYPSLMGIMKAKKVEVKKFTPAELNLESLEPVLRLESLSVPEEKAPGRVIEGEPADAVRELVRLLRDEAKVL from the coding sequence ATGAACATTTTTGTGTGTATCAAACAGGTTCCCGATACGGAAGCCAGCCTGAGCGTTGAGGGCGGCCGCAAAGTAAGGGAATCGGGGCTTAAGTGGGTGGTCAGCCCCTATGATGAATATGCCCTGGAAGCGGCCATTCAATTAAAAGAAAATACAACCGGCTCAAGCGTTACCGCCATCACGGTGGGTCCCGCCCGCGCCGACGGGGTGTTGCGCACGGCCCTGGCCATGGGGGCCACCGCGGCGGTCCACGTGGAAAGCGACAGTGAACTCGATCATCATGCAATCGCCGCCTGCCTGGCCGCCGCCATAAGGAGTTGCGGTGATCCCGATATCATCCTGACCGGCAAACAGGCCATTGACGTGGATGCGGGTGTTTTGCCGCTGTTCCTGGCGCAAGCCATGGATATGCCCTCGGCCGGCGGCGTGCTCGCCATGGAAGTGGCGGATGGTACGGCCAGGGTCGAGCGGGAGATCGAGGGCGGCGCCCGGGAACGCATCGAGATGGCGCTGCCATGTGTTGTCGGCGCCACCAAGGGGCTCAATACTCCCAGATATCCCTCTTTAATGGGGATCATGAAAGCCAAGAAAGTGGAAGTCAAGAAATTCACTCCGGCTGAATTGAACCTGGAATCTCTGGAGCCGGTGTTGCGCTTGGAATCTTTATCGGTTCCCGAAGAGAAGGCTCCCGGCCGGGTGATTGAAGGTGAACCCGCGGATGCCGTGCGTGAACTGGTTCGTCTGTTGCGTGACGAAGCCAAGGTTCTGTAG
- a CDS encoding electron transfer flavoprotein subunit alpha/FixB family protein has translation MSITLVFVESQNGKIKKASREALALALSGPDKVAAVTFANDGADLAAALSGVSTLFHVTGAGDLYQPDIHAATLESIIKDKGIATVIAAHSARSRDLFPRVAARVKAAMVSDCVAVNLEERCAVKPVYSGKLLARIRVNAGVNLFTLRPNVFPAELPAGNDTPEVVAVSAADVTPRCRVVEVAAGAAGRIDLTEAAVIVSGGRAMKNKDNFALLQELADVLNAGLGASRAAVDAEFAEYNMQVGQTGKVVNPKLYVACGISGAIQHFVGMKTSKVIVAINKDPEAPIFKKADYGIVGDLFEIVPLLKNELEKALN, from the coding sequence ATGTCCATTACCCTCGTGTTTGTTGAAAGCCAAAATGGAAAAATCAAAAAAGCCAGCCGCGAGGCTCTTGCCCTGGCCTTGTCCGGTCCCGATAAAGTGGCCGCGGTCACGTTCGCCAATGATGGCGCCGACCTGGCCGCGGCCCTTTCCGGAGTATCCACGCTTTTTCACGTAACCGGTGCGGGTGATCTCTACCAGCCCGATATCCATGCGGCAACCCTGGAGTCAATAATAAAGGATAAGGGAATCGCAACCGTTATCGCGGCTCATTCCGCACGCAGCCGTGATCTTTTCCCCCGCGTGGCGGCGCGTGTCAAGGCCGCCATGGTCTCAGATTGCGTGGCCGTCAACCTGGAGGAGAGGTGCGCGGTCAAGCCCGTGTACTCCGGCAAGTTGCTGGCCCGCATCAGGGTGAACGCCGGGGTGAATCTGTTTACCCTGCGTCCCAACGTCTTTCCCGCTGAATTGCCCGCCGGCAATGACACGCCAGAGGTGGTCGCCGTTTCCGCGGCGGATGTGACCCCCCGTTGCCGGGTGGTGGAAGTGGCGGCCGGCGCGGCCGGCAGGATCGACCTGACTGAGGCGGCCGTGATCGTATCCGGCGGCCGGGCAATGAAAAACAAAGATAATTTCGCCTTGTTGCAGGAACTGGCCGATGTGTTGAATGCCGGCCTGGGGGCTTCCCGGGCCGCCGTGGATGCGGAATTCGCCGAGTACAACATGCAGGTCGGCCAGACAGGCAAGGTCGTGAACCCCAAACTGTATGTCGCGTGCGGCATTTCCGGAGCCATTCAACACTTTGTGGGCATGAAGACATCCAAAGTAATCGTGGCCATCAATAAGGATCCGGAAGCCCCGATCTTTAAAAAAGCGGATTACGGCATTGTGGGAGATCTGTTTGAGATCGTGCCCCTGCTGAAAAATGAGTTGGAAAAAGCCCTGAATTAG
- a CDS encoding nitroreductase family protein, with protein sequence MDLRQVIRQRRSVRSFQDRPVDRAVLEDLIREAVWAPSAMNTQPWMFHVVSGNSRDRLCRIMSSAFDRLQPRLAALFKKSMVGMIRRYFTHFGNAPHLVAVTVERLEIPQYQEGAVQSVAAAIQNFSLLAHEAGLGTCWMTGPLWVANEVEAFLGVPQRRLVAVLTVGWPDQDPPTPTRKDEAVAWLE encoded by the coding sequence ATGGATCTCAGGCAGGTGATCCGGCAACGCCGCAGTGTCCGCAGTTTCCAGGACCGCCCGGTTGACCGGGCGGTCCTGGAGGACCTGATCCGTGAGGCCGTATGGGCGCCGTCGGCCATGAACACCCAGCCGTGGATGTTTCACGTGGTGTCCGGAAACAGCCGCGACCGCCTCTGCCGCATCATGTCCAGCGCGTTCGACCGCCTGCAGCCGCGGTTGGCGGCGTTGTTTAAAAAAAGCATGGTGGGCATGATCCGTCGATACTTCACCCATTTCGGCAATGCGCCTCACCTGGTGGCGGTAACCGTTGAGCGTCTGGAAATACCGCAATACCAGGAAGGTGCTGTTCAAAGCGTGGCCGCGGCCATCCAGAATTTTTCGCTCCTGGCACACGAGGCGGGCCTCGGGACCTGCTGGATGACCGGTCCGTTGTGGGTGGCCAATGAAGTGGAGGCTTTCCTGGGGGTGCCGCAGCGCCGTCTGGTGGCCGTACTCACCGTGGGATGGCCCGATCAAGATCCTCCCACACCTACGCGCAAAGACGAGGCGGTGGCGTGGCTCGAATAA
- a CDS encoding acyl-CoA dehydrogenase produces MDYLLTDEQKMLRDMAAKFTANEITPVAAEMEKEGRFPHEILKKAGELGLMGITLPEEYGGGGMDSVGYMLAMEEIGKGLASLVLIMSTHISLAAGSIHKFGSDEQKQKYLPDLCSGKKVGSFSLTEAGAGSDAAGLKTRAERRGDTYLINGSKQFCTLDPDCDNVIVLFALTASELKTKGISAFIIDKSMPGWRVGKKEHKLGIRTATTSELIFEDCEVPAANLLGEENQGFKYAMIALDSGRIGIATQALAVAKASIEAATEYAKNREQFGKPIAALQAIQWMIADMNTEYDASWLLTYRAALMKDQGLRFSREAAMAKLKASETASFCADTAIQIHGGYGYTEDFPVERYYRDARITRIYEGTSEIQRLVIALNSMK; encoded by the coding sequence ATGGATTACCTCTTGACGGATGAGCAAAAGATGCTGCGCGACATGGCCGCCAAGTTCACGGCCAATGAGATTACGCCCGTAGCGGCGGAGATGGAGAAAGAAGGCCGATTCCCCCACGAAATACTCAAAAAGGCCGGTGAACTCGGCTTGATGGGAATCACCCTGCCCGAGGAATATGGCGGCGGCGGCATGGACTCGGTGGGGTACATGCTGGCTATGGAAGAGATTGGCAAGGGACTGGCGTCGCTGGTGCTGATCATGTCCACTCACATCTCCCTGGCCGCGGGTTCAATCCACAAGTTCGGCTCCGACGAGCAGAAACAGAAATACCTTCCCGACCTGTGCAGTGGCAAAAAAGTGGGCAGCTTTTCATTAACCGAAGCCGGAGCGGGCTCCGACGCCGCCGGTTTGAAAACCCGGGCTGAACGTCGCGGTGACACCTACCTGATCAACGGCAGCAAACAGTTCTGCACCCTTGATCCGGATTGCGATAATGTCATCGTTCTTTTCGCACTGACGGCATCGGAACTCAAAACCAAGGGCATCAGTGCGTTTATCATCGATAAGAGCATGCCCGGCTGGCGAGTCGGCAAAAAGGAACACAAACTGGGCATTCGCACGGCCACGACTTCGGAGCTGATCTTCGAGGATTGCGAGGTCCCGGCCGCGAATCTGCTTGGCGAAGAAAACCAGGGTTTCAAGTATGCCATGATCGCGTTGGACAGCGGACGCATCGGCATTGCCACCCAGGCCCTGGCCGTAGCCAAAGCCTCTATCGAGGCGGCCACGGAGTACGCCAAGAACCGCGAGCAGTTCGGCAAACCCATCGCGGCGCTTCAAGCCATCCAGTGGATGATCGCGGACATGAACACCGAGTATGACGCTTCCTGGTTGCTGACCTATCGTGCCGCGTTGATGAAGGATCAGGGACTGCGTTTTTCCCGCGAAGCCGCCATGGCCAAATTGAAGGCTTCAGAAACGGCGTCTTTCTGTGCCGATACGGCCATCCAGATTCACGGCGGTTACGGCTATACCGAAGATTTTCCGGTGGAACGCTATTACCGGGATGCGCGCATCACCCGTATTTACGAAGGCACCAGCGAGATTCAGCGCCTGGTCATTGCCTTGAACAGTATGAAGTAA
- a CDS encoding PaaI family thioesterase codes for MDAFKQRLTRPGHFHNHLGMRLVNVRKGWARMEMAVTAELINIFGQVHGGALFALVDTAMGAALAGLLETGEGMTTVEAKINYIRPVTEKIVVAEAAVLHRGRRTAVLEARVMDGSGLAAAQALGTYLVLESADGNVSTPA; via the coding sequence ATGGACGCCTTTAAACAACGCCTCACCCGCCCTGGACACTTTCACAACCACCTGGGCATGAGACTGGTGAATGTCCGTAAAGGCTGGGCCAGAATGGAGATGGCGGTCACCGCGGAATTGATCAATATTTTCGGCCAGGTTCACGGCGGTGCCCTGTTCGCGCTGGTGGATACGGCCATGGGTGCCGCACTGGCGGGACTCCTGGAAACCGGCGAAGGCATGACCACGGTGGAAGCCAAGATCAACTACATCCGTCCCGTAACAGAGAAAATCGTAGTCGCGGAAGCGGCGGTGTTGCACCGCGGTCGCCGTACCGCCGTGCTGGAGGCCCGGGTGATGGACGGCTCCGGCCTGGCGGCGGCCCAGGCGCTCGGCACCTACCTGGTGTTGGAATCCGCTGACGGAAATGTCTCTACGCCCGCATGA
- a CDS encoding sodium-dependent transporter: METNRGSWGSKTAFILVAAGSAVGLGNIWRFPYQAGINGGAAFVLIYILAAFVLGLSVLLAEAAIGRATGKNPVCALRALKPNTRWHWFGAMGVVICTVVLSYYGVIAGWTLGYAAKAVGGDFSRPLDQQLVAKMFSDFASNPGLMLLLFFAFILVTVLVVSRGVQGGIEKLAKMLMPVLFLLLVLMVLRAVTLEGSSKGLAFYLNPDFSKLNATAVMSAISQAFFSTSVGVGIMLTYGSYLRRSNRLVNCGIWIIGLDTLVAVIAGLIIFPTLFTVPGMNPAQGPELVFVVLPVVFSKIPLGALFGALFFLLVVIAALTSTISLLEVGVSYLVDFRKWSRRKATWLLGGLVALLGVPSVLSQGGSKFFSKLPVLGMSFLDTMDKIFGAYGYTFGALFIAVFVGFVWKPKAAIAEIEQEGYRFRLKNVWAFTLRWIATPLILVMLVSSFF, translated from the coding sequence ATGGAAACGAATCGAGGTTCTTGGGGTTCAAAAACTGCGTTCATCCTGGTCGCAGCGGGATCCGCCGTGGGATTGGGAAACATCTGGCGTTTTCCCTATCAGGCGGGAATCAACGGCGGCGCCGCCTTTGTGCTGATCTACATTCTGGCCGCCTTTGTTCTGGGATTAAGTGTTTTACTGGCGGAGGCGGCGATCGGTCGCGCCACCGGCAAGAACCCGGTCTGCGCCCTGCGGGCCTTAAAACCGAATACCCGCTGGCATTGGTTCGGCGCCATGGGAGTGGTGATCTGTACCGTGGTCCTTTCCTATTACGGCGTAATCGCCGGTTGGACCCTTGGTTACGCCGCCAAGGCCGTGGGAGGTGATTTTTCGCGCCCGCTGGATCAGCAACTGGTGGCAAAGATGTTCAGCGATTTCGCCTCCAATCCGGGTTTGATGCTCTTGCTGTTTTTCGCTTTTATCCTGGTTACCGTGCTGGTGGTTTCGCGCGGGGTTCAGGGTGGTATCGAGAAGCTGGCCAAGATGCTTATGCCCGTGCTCTTTTTGCTGCTGGTGCTGATGGTTCTGCGTGCGGTTACCCTGGAAGGCTCTTCGAAAGGTCTGGCGTTTTACCTTAACCCCGATTTTTCCAAACTCAACGCGACCGCGGTGATGAGCGCCATCAGCCAGGCGTTTTTCTCTACTTCCGTGGGCGTGGGCATTATGCTGACATACGGCAGTTACCTGCGCCGTTCCAACCGCCTGGTAAACTGCGGCATATGGATCATCGGGCTGGATACTCTGGTGGCGGTGATCGCCGGCCTGATTATTTTCCCCACCCTGTTTACGGTTCCCGGCATGAACCCGGCCCAGGGCCCGGAACTGGTGTTTGTGGTGCTGCCGGTGGTCTTTTCCAAGATCCCCCTGGGCGCGTTGTTCGGCGCCTTGTTTTTCCTGTTGGTGGTAATCGCCGCCCTGACATCGACCATCTCGTTGCTGGAGGTGGGCGTCAGTTACCTGGTGGATTTCCGCAAGTGGAGCCGGCGCAAAGCCACCTGGTTGTTGGGTGGACTCGTGGCCCTGTTGGGAGTTCCCTCGGTGCTGTCACAGGGAGGCAGCAAGTTCTTTTCAAAACTCCCGGTGTTAGGCATGTCTTTTCTGGATACCATGGATAAAATTTTCGGCGCTTACGGCTACACCTTTGGCGCGTTGTTTATCGCTGTTTTCGTGGGCTTTGTGTGGAAACCGAAAGCGGCGATCGCGGAGATCGAACAGGAAGGTTATCGGTTTCGCCTGAAAAATGTGTGGGCGTTCACTTTGCGTTGGATCGCCACGCCGCTGATTCTGGTGATGCTGGTATCCAGTTTCTTTTGA
- a CDS encoding IclR family transcriptional regulator, translating to MSSLNHSIENACRILVLLSEQEAGINLTELSERMGINKSTAYRYLSTLERYRIVKKEHNRYTLGLRVFEMGNRVPVIRLILERIYPRLLELGFLFNETISVGILSDAEVMILERVEKGRSLVNQVFTGTKVPLYCTGLGKAILSVMSEEHRDTLLTEIHFEKLTPRTILSREQLMRDLDETRKRGFSIDDSEYEEDLKCVGVPLFFESLGVMSAVSVTGPRSRMTGDRVRHIGEHLRQAVDSFVKEMNK from the coding sequence ATGTCAAGTCTCAACCATTCAATTGAAAATGCGTGTCGCATATTGGTCCTGTTATCCGAGCAGGAAGCGGGAATCAATCTGACGGAACTGAGTGAGCGTATGGGAATTAACAAGAGTACGGCTTACCGATACCTGTCCACGTTGGAACGCTATCGCATAGTTAAAAAAGAGCACAACCGCTACACCCTGGGTTTGCGGGTGTTTGAGATGGGCAACCGTGTACCGGTGATCCGCTTGATTCTGGAGCGCATTTACCCCCGCCTGTTGGAGTTGGGTTTTCTGTTTAATGAAACCATCAGTGTGGGGATATTGTCGGATGCAGAGGTGATGATCCTGGAACGCGTCGAAAAGGGGCGCAGTCTGGTCAACCAGGTGTTTACCGGAACCAAGGTCCCCTTGTACTGTACGGGCCTGGGCAAAGCCATTCTTTCCGTCATGTCCGAGGAACATCGCGACACGTTGCTGACTGAGATTCATTTTGAAAAATTGACTCCGCGAACCATTCTTTCGCGGGAACAACTGATGCGGGATCTGGATGAAACCCGCAAGCGGGGTTTCAGCATCGATGATTCCGAGTACGAGGAGGATTTGAAGTGCGTGGGCGTGCCGCTCTTTTTTGAAAGCCTGGGGGTCATGAGTGCCGTGAGTGTGACGGGCCCACGGTCACGCATGACTGGCGACCGTGTCCGCCACATCGGTGAACACCTGCGGCAGGCCGTTGATTCGTTTGTCAAGGAAATGAATAAATGA
- a CDS encoding cyclase family protein, producing MKHRSQLLMTLLVSVLLLVGTQGMAKKEMSLLDMYKIMQGMKWVDLTHAFDKNIPHWKGFTGTYDTNLLYHYDPGVGSDGYGFLVHQYTHVGQWGTHVDPPNHFVKGLRSLSDIPVTEMLLPLVVFDVHEKVAKNPDYMITMDDVKAWEKKYGPVPEGSFCAMRTDWSKRWPSMEKMQNKDENGVAHYPGWSMEVLKYLYETRKIMANGHEPTDTDPGFKTTKDNYEGEYYVLAQDKYQIELLTNLDQLPEYGGLVVASWPKALHGSGFPARVFAIVPNK from the coding sequence ATGAAACACAGAAGTCAGCTTCTGATGACGCTCCTGGTGTCCGTGCTGCTTTTGGTGGGCACCCAGGGCATGGCCAAGAAAGAGATGTCCCTGCTGGACATGTACAAAATCATGCAGGGCATGAAGTGGGTGGACCTGACTCACGCGTTTGACAAGAACATTCCACATTGGAAGGGATTTACCGGAACTTATGACACCAATCTCCTGTACCATTATGATCCGGGTGTGGGTTCCGACGGCTACGGCTTCCTGGTGCATCAGTACACCCATGTGGGACAATGGGGCACCCATGTGGATCCGCCCAACCATTTCGTCAAGGGATTGCGTTCCCTGAGCGATATCCCCGTGACGGAGATGCTTTTGCCGCTGGTGGTGTTTGATGTCCATGAAAAGGTTGCGAAAAATCCCGACTACATGATCACCATGGACGATGTCAAGGCCTGGGAAAAGAAGTACGGCCCCGTGCCGGAAGGATCCTTCTGCGCCATGCGTACGGATTGGTCCAAGCGCTGGCCCTCCATGGAAAAGATGCAGAACAAGGATGAAAACGGCGTGGCCCATTATCCCGGATGGAGCATGGAAGTGCTGAAGTACTTGTACGAGACACGCAAGATCATGGCCAACGGACATGAACCCACCGACACGGATCCCGGCTTCAAAACCACCAAAGACAACTACGAAGGCGAATACTACGTATTGGCCCAGGACAAGTACCAGATCGAACTCTTGACGAACCTGGATCAGCTTCCCGAGTACGGTGGCCTGGTGGTGGCAAGCTGGCCCAAGGCCCTGCATGGGTCTGGTTTCCCGGCACGCGTGTTCGCCATTGTTCCCAACAAGTAA